In Gammaproteobacteria bacterium, a single genomic region encodes these proteins:
- a CDS encoding DNA polymerase III subunit chi, with protein sequence MPRVDFYILPGETPAARDLLCCRLAEKACKMGHKVYLHADSEAHARRLDELLWTFRAGSFLPHALLGDDPQPPPQVLIGSAGGAAPPARDVLINLAAAVPDFFDRFERVAEIVDQSSEVKQAGRERFRRYRERGCAPETHNLD encoded by the coding sequence ATGCCCCGCGTCGATTTCTACATCCTGCCCGGCGAGACGCCGGCGGCCCGCGATCTCCTCTGCTGCCGGCTGGCGGAGAAGGCCTGCAAGATGGGGCACAAGGTCTACCTGCACGCGGACTCCGAGGCGCACGCGCGCCGGCTCGACGAACTGCTGTGGACCTTCCGCGCCGGCAGCTTCCTGCCCCATGCGCTGCTGGGCGACGACCCGCAGCCGCCGCCCCAGGTCCTGATCGGCAGCGCGGGCGGCGCCGCGCCGCCGGCGCGCGACGTGCTGATCAACCTCGCCGCCGCGGTGCCGGACTTCTTCGACCGCTTCGAGCGCGTCGCGGAGATCGTGGACCAGTCGTCCGAGGTCAAGCAGGCGGGACGCGAGCGTTTCCGCCGCTACCGCGAGCGCGGCTGCGCGCCCGAGACGCACAACCTCGACTGA
- a CDS encoding leucyl aminopeptidase encodes MEFIVKSITIGKQRSTCAVVGVFDGHRLSPSAQELDRLSNGYIVNILKGGDMKSAPGQTLCLYNVPRLNYDRVLLVRCGKEKELDAARFRKVLQGMASALAGIGLREAVSFLTEIEVKDRDLAWTLRQTVEVTHEALYRFDRLKSKKEDNGGAPQLHRLTLNIAEADGLTAARQAVRQGQAVANGIALAKDLGNLPGNICTPSYLADEARKLARGNAKLSVKILTEKEMTALKMGSLLSVARGSRQPPRLIVLSYHGTKRTEKPYVLVGKGITFDSGGISIKPAATMDEMKFDMCGAAAVLGTVVAAAEMALPLNVIAVVPSCENLPDGNASKPGDIVTSMSGQTIEILNTDAEGRLILCDALTYSERFKPRAVIDVATLTGACVVALGKQASGLFANDEDLAQELLRAGTSSGDRAWQMPLWDEYQESLKSNFADMANVGNRDGGAITAACFLSRYTKAYPWAHLDIAGTAWLSGGSKGATGRPIPLLTQYLIDQAQG; translated from the coding sequence ATGGAATTCATCGTCAAAAGCATCACCATCGGCAAGCAACGATCCACCTGCGCGGTGGTGGGCGTGTTCGATGGGCACCGCCTCAGCCCCTCGGCACAGGAACTCGACCGGCTGTCGAACGGCTACATTGTAAACATTTTGAAGGGCGGCGACATGAAATCCGCGCCGGGCCAGACCCTGTGCCTGTATAACGTACCCCGCCTGAATTATGACCGCGTGCTGCTGGTGCGCTGCGGCAAGGAGAAGGAACTGGACGCCGCCCGCTTTCGCAAGGTGCTCCAGGGCATGGCGTCCGCGCTCGCCGGGATCGGCCTCCGGGAGGCCGTGTCCTTCCTTACCGAGATCGAGGTGAAGGACCGCGACCTCGCCTGGACGCTGCGCCAGACGGTGGAAGTCACGCACGAGGCGCTCTACCGCTTCGACCGCCTCAAGAGCAAGAAGGAAGACAACGGCGGCGCGCCGCAGCTGCACCGGCTCACCCTCAACATCGCCGAGGCGGACGGGCTCACCGCCGCCCGCCAGGCCGTGCGGCAGGGTCAGGCGGTCGCGAACGGCATCGCGCTGGCGAAGGACCTCGGCAACCTGCCCGGCAACATCTGCACGCCGAGCTACCTCGCCGACGAGGCGCGCAAGCTGGCCCGGGGCAACGCGAAGCTGAGCGTCAAGATCCTCACCGAGAAGGAGATGACGGCGCTGAAGATGGGGTCGCTGCTGTCCGTCGCGCGCGGCAGCCGCCAGCCCCCGCGCCTGATCGTGCTGAGCTACCACGGCACCAAACGCACCGAGAAGCCCTACGTCCTGGTCGGCAAGGGCATCACCTTCGACTCCGGCGGCATCTCGATCAAGCCCGCCGCCACAATGGACGAGATGAAGTTCGACATGTGCGGCGCCGCCGCCGTGCTCGGCACCGTGGTGGCCGCCGCCGAGATGGCGCTGCCGCTCAACGTCATCGCCGTGGTGCCGAGCTGCGAGAACCTGCCCGACGGCAATGCCAGCAAGCCGGGCGACATCGTCACCAGCATGTCGGGCCAGACCATCGAGATCCTGAACACCGACGCCGAGGGCCGCCTGATCCTGTGTGACGCGCTGACCTACAGCGAGCGCTTCAAGCCGCGCGCGGTGATCGATGTCGCGACCCTGACCGGCGCCTGCGTGGTGGCGCTGGGCAAACAGGCGAGCGGCCTGTTTGCCAACGATGAGGACCTGGCGCAGGAGCTGCTGCGCGCCGGCACCAGCAGCGGCGACCGCGCGTGGCAGATGCCGCTGTGGGACGAATACCAGGAGTCGCTCAAGAGCAACTTCGCCGACATGGCGAACGTCGGCAACCGCGACGGCGGCGCCATCACCGCGGCCTGCTTCCTGTCGCGCTACACCAAGGCCTATCCCTGGGCGCACCTCGACATCGCCGGCACGGCCTGGCTCTCGGGCGGCAGCAAGGGCGCCACCGGCCGCCCGATCCCGCTGCTGACCCAGTACCTGATCGACCAGGCCCAGGGGTGA
- a CDS encoding valine--tRNA ligase, which yields MDKSYDPHALEQRWYRTWEDEGHFAPAGQGTPYCIMIPPPNVTGTLHMGHAFQDTLMDALTRYHRMRGDNTLWQAGTDHAGIATQMVVERQLAAKNITRHDLGREKFIDEVWKWKDLSGGSITRQLRRMGASLDWSRERFTMDEGLSEAVQEVFVRLYEEGLIYRGKRLVNWDPVLHTALSDLEVISQEEDGHMWHIRYPLVDGNGHLTVATTRPETLLGDAAVAVHPDDERYRHLIGQQVGLPLTGRRIPVIADDYVDPEFGSGCVKITPAHDFNDYQVWQRHRDETELMALPHNGLINIFTVDAHIAATETESPAFALLPQAYRGLDRYEARKRIVADLDAQGLLERTQAHKLMVPRGDRSNAVVEPYLTDQWYVRVAPLAGPAVRAVETGAIRFVPENWSKTYYEWMRNIEDWCISRQIWWGHRIPAWYDDQGNVYVGRNEAEIRAKHKLGPGIKLEQDADVLDTWFSSALWPFSTLGWPQQTAALKTFYPTSVLVTGFDIIFFWVARMIMMGLKFMDDVPFREVYIHGLVRDAHGQKMSKSKGNVLDPIDLIDGIELEALVAKRTSGLMQPQMSRQIEAATRKEYPDGIPAFGADALRFTFGALASTGRDIKFDLNRIQGYRNFCNKLWNAARYVLMNTEDRDCGANGGNIELSLPDRWIRSRLQAVTREVIDAVAVYRFDQMAQAIYEFVWNEYCDWYLELSKPILANPDSAEEALQRGTRRTLIEVLEAILRLAHPLIPFITEEIWQRVAPLAGKKGATVMREPYPAPQDTLRDPAAETEIRWIMEFVMSVRKIRSSMNIAPSKPLPVLLQFGDAADREQFSNNEGFLMTLARLESVRWLKAEEMPPESATALVGELKLMIPMAGLIDKDAELARLQKELDKLTGDITRCEGKLANKEYVERAPAHVVAKERERLGELRHNHEQLQQQWERIRSI from the coding sequence ATGGACAAGAGTTACGACCCGCACGCCCTCGAACAACGCTGGTACCGCACCTGGGAGGACGAGGGCCACTTCGCCCCCGCCGGGCAGGGCACGCCCTACTGCATCATGATCCCGCCGCCGAACGTCACCGGCACGCTGCACATGGGCCACGCCTTCCAGGACACGCTGATGGACGCCCTGACCCGCTACCACCGCATGCGCGGCGACAACACGCTGTGGCAGGCCGGCACCGACCACGCCGGCATCGCGACCCAGATGGTCGTGGAGCGCCAGCTCGCGGCGAAAAACATCACCCGCCACGACCTCGGCCGCGAGAAGTTCATCGACGAGGTGTGGAAGTGGAAGGATCTGTCGGGCGGCAGCATCACGCGCCAGCTGCGCCGCATGGGCGCCTCGCTCGACTGGTCGCGCGAGCGCTTCACCATGGACGAGGGCCTGTCGGAGGCGGTGCAGGAGGTGTTCGTCCGCCTGTACGAGGAAGGCCTGATCTACCGCGGCAAGCGCCTGGTCAACTGGGACCCGGTGCTGCACACCGCGCTGTCCGACCTCGAGGTGATCTCGCAGGAGGAGGATGGCCATATGTGGCACATCCGCTATCCGCTGGTCGACGGCAACGGCCACCTGACCGTCGCCACCACGCGGCCCGAGACCCTGCTCGGCGACGCCGCCGTCGCGGTGCATCCCGATGATGAGCGCTACCGCCACCTGATCGGCCAGCAGGTCGGGCTGCCGCTCACCGGCCGCCGCATCCCGGTCATCGCCGACGACTATGTCGATCCCGAGTTCGGCAGCGGCTGCGTCAAGATCACCCCGGCGCATGACTTCAACGACTATCAGGTCTGGCAGCGCCACCGCGACGAGACCGAGCTGATGGCGCTGCCGCACAACGGCCTGATCAACATCTTCACCGTCGATGCGCACATCGCCGCGACCGAAACGGAATCGCCCGCCTTCGCGCTGCTCCCGCAGGCCTACCGCGGCCTCGACCGCTACGAGGCGCGCAAGCGCATCGTAGCCGACCTCGATGCGCAGGGCCTGCTGGAACGCACCCAGGCGCACAAGCTGATGGTGCCGCGCGGCGACCGCTCCAACGCCGTCGTCGAGCCCTACCTCACCGACCAGTGGTACGTACGCGTCGCCCCGCTCGCCGGACCGGCGGTGCGCGCGGTCGAGACCGGCGCCATCCGCTTCGTGCCGGAGAACTGGAGCAAGACCTATTACGAATGGATGCGCAACATCGAGGACTGGTGCATCAGCCGCCAGATCTGGTGGGGGCACCGCATCCCGGCCTGGTACGACGACCAGGGCAACGTCTATGTCGGCCGCAACGAGGCGGAGATCCGCGCGAAGCACAAACTCGGGCCGGGGATCAAACTGGAACAGGACGCGGACGTGCTCGACACCTGGTTCAGCTCCGCGCTGTGGCCGTTCTCGACGCTCGGCTGGCCGCAGCAGACCGCGGCGCTGAAGACCTTCTACCCCACCAGCGTGCTGGTCACCGGCTTCGACATCATCTTCTTCTGGGTCGCCCGCATGATCATGATGGGCCTGAAGTTCATGGACGACGTGCCGTTCCGCGAGGTCTACATCCATGGCCTGGTGCGCGACGCCCACGGCCAGAAGATGTCGAAGTCCAAGGGCAACGTGCTCGACCCGATCGACCTGATCGACGGCATCGAACTCGAGGCGCTGGTCGCCAAGCGCACCAGCGGGCTGATGCAGCCGCAGATGTCGCGCCAGATCGAGGCCGCCACGCGCAAGGAGTACCCGGACGGAATCCCCGCCTTCGGCGCCGACGCGCTGCGCTTCACCTTCGGCGCGCTCGCCTCCACCGGCCGCGACATCAAGTTCGACCTCAACCGCATCCAGGGCTATCGCAACTTCTGCAACAAGCTGTGGAACGCGGCGCGCTACGTGCTGATGAACACCGAGGACAGGGACTGCGGCGCGAACGGCGGCAACATCGAGTTGAGCCTGCCGGACCGCTGGATCCGCTCGCGCCTGCAGGCCGTCACCCGCGAGGTGATCGACGCCGTCGCCGTCTACCGCTTCGACCAGATGGCGCAGGCGATCTACGAGTTCGTCTGGAACGAATACTGCGACTGGTACCTGGAGCTGTCGAAGCCGATCCTGGCCAATCCTGACAGCGCGGAGGAAGCCCTGCAGCGCGGCACGCGCCGCACGCTGATCGAGGTGCTCGAGGCCATCCTGCGCCTCGCCCACCCGCTGATCCCGTTCATCACCGAGGAGATCTGGCAGCGCGTCGCGCCGCTCGCCGGCAAAAAGGGCGCCACCGTGATGCGCGAGCCCTACCCCGCGCCGCAGGACACGCTGCGCGACCCGGCCGCCGAGACCGAGATCCGCTGGATCATGGAATTCGTCATGAGCGTGCGCAAGATTCGCAGCTCGATGAACATCGCGCCGTCGAAGCCGCTGCCCGTGCTGCTGCAGTTCGGCGATGCCGCCGACCGCGAGCAGTTCTCGAACAACGAAGGCTTCCTGATGACGCTGGCGCGGCTCGAATCCGTCCGCTGGCTGAAGGCGGAAGAGATGCCGCCCGAGTCCGCCACCGCGCTGGTCGGTGAACTGAAGCTGATGATCCCGATGGCCGGCCTGATCGACAAGGACGCCGAACTCGCCCGCCTGCAGAAGGAGCTCGACAAGCTGACGGGAGACATTACCCGCTGCGAGGGCAAGCTGGCCAACAAGGAATACGTCGAACGCGCCCCTGCCCACGTCGTCGCGAAGGAACGCGAGCGCCTGGGTGAACTGCGTCACAACCACGAGCAGTTGCAGCAGCAATGGGAGCGCATCCGGTCGATATAA
- a CDS encoding polysaccharide deacetylase family protein codes for MMNIRPVTGIRARLRKGGMPSLAGVLLSLFVLLAADAAGAGPSNAVVFMYHRFGEPEHPSTSVRLEQFDDHLDHLAAAGYQVWPLQRIVDRLRDGGEIPDRTVAITIDDAYLSVYTGAWPRLKRRGWPFTVFVATGAVDDRLPDFMSWAQMREMQAGGAVFSNHSASHDYLIRRAPGESPSAWNARVTADIGRAQRRLEEELGAAPMLFAYPYGEYDRPLAELVEGLGYTAFGQHSGALGPWSDLRALPRFPMAEAYAGRAEFEAKAAAFALPVRAVEPWDPVVTGTKAPLMRATLATGAGAGDARLDALRCFDQGGVRIGINWIERKGDSAVFSARAAGGLPAGRSRYNCTAPSASRPDRYYWFSHLWIRP; via the coding sequence ATGATGAATATCAGACCGGTTACCGGGATTCGGGCACGCCTGCGCAAAGGCGGGATGCCGTCGCTGGCCGGCGTCCTGCTGTCCCTGTTCGTGCTCCTCGCCGCGGATGCGGCGGGCGCCGGGCCGTCGAACGCCGTCGTGTTCATGTATCACCGCTTCGGCGAGCCGGAACATCCCTCCACCAGCGTCCGGCTCGAACAGTTCGACGACCACCTGGATCACCTGGCCGCGGCGGGCTATCAGGTCTGGCCGCTGCAGCGCATCGTCGACCGCCTGCGCGACGGCGGGGAGATCCCCGACCGCACGGTCGCCATCACCATCGACGATGCCTATCTCTCGGTCTACACCGGGGCCTGGCCGCGGCTGAAGCGGCGCGGCTGGCCGTTCACCGTCTTTGTCGCCACCGGCGCCGTCGATGACAGGCTGCCCGACTTCATGAGCTGGGCGCAGATGCGCGAGATGCAGGCTGGCGGCGCCGTCTTCAGCAACCATTCCGCCAGCCACGACTATTTGATCCGCCGCGCACCCGGCGAGTCACCGTCCGCCTGGAACGCGCGCGTGACGGCGGACATCGGGCGCGCGCAGCGGCGCCTCGAGGAGGAACTCGGCGCGGCGCCCATGCTGTTCGCCTATCCCTACGGGGAATACGACCGCCCGCTCGCCGAGCTGGTGGAGGGACTCGGCTACACCGCCTTCGGCCAGCACTCGGGCGCGCTCGGCCCATGGTCCGACCTGCGCGCGCTGCCGCGCTTTCCGATGGCCGAGGCCTACGCCGGTCGGGCGGAATTCGAAGCCAAGGCCGCCGCGTTCGCCCTGCCTGTGCGCGCGGTCGAGCCCTGGGATCCGGTGGTCACCGGGACGAAGGCGCCGCTCATGCGCGCGACCCTGGCGACCGGCGCCGGGGCCGGCGACGCGCGCCTCGATGCGCTGCGCTGCTTCGACCAGGGCGGGGTGAGGATCGGGATCAACTGGATCGAACGGAAGGGAGATAGCGCGGTCTTCAGCGCCCGCGCCGCGGGCGGTCTGCCTGCGGGGCGCAGCCGCTACAACTGCACCGCGCCCTCCGCCTCACGGCCGGACCGGTACTACTGGTTCAGCCATCTCTGGATACGCCCGTAA
- a CDS encoding FKBP-type peptidyl-prolyl cis-trans isomerase, with product MKSHLVLALSALLLTAPALAADDLTKGTDKQKFSYAVGFQITQGLRHDGLELDAEAFAQAARDVLTDQPAKLTMEDMQAAIEKFQQQAAAEQTAKAEKALKDGQAFLADNKAKKGVVTRPSGLQYQVIKDGTGKNPAATDTVEVNYRGTLLNGTEFDSSYKRGESVSFPVNQVIQGWQEVLPLMKVGSHWKVFIPSNLAYGERGAGANIGPNETLVFEIELLGIK from the coding sequence ATGAAATCACACCTGGTTCTCGCATTGTCGGCGCTGCTGCTGACCGCCCCGGCCCTCGCCGCGGACGATCTGACCAAGGGCACAGACAAGCAGAAATTCAGCTACGCCGTCGGCTTCCAGATCACCCAGGGCCTGCGCCATGACGGACTGGAGCTCGACGCCGAGGCGTTCGCCCAGGCCGCGCGCGACGTGCTCACAGATCAGCCGGCCAAGCTGACCATGGAAGACATGCAGGCGGCGATCGAGAAGTTCCAGCAGCAGGCGGCGGCGGAACAGACGGCGAAGGCAGAGAAGGCGCTCAAGGACGGCCAGGCCTTCCTCGCCGATAACAAGGCCAAGAAGGGCGTGGTGACGCGTCCGAGCGGCCTGCAGTACCAGGTGATCAAGGACGGCACCGGCAAGAACCCGGCCGCCACCGACACGGTGGAAGTGAATTACCGCGGCACGCTGCTCAACGGCACCGAGTTCGACAGCTCCTACAAGCGCGGCGAGAGCGTGTCCTTCCCGGTCAACCAGGTCATCCAGGGCTGGCAGGAAGTCCTGCCGCTGATGAAGGTGGGCTCGCACTGGAAGGTCTTCATCCCCTCCAACCTGGCCTACGGCGAGCGCGGTGCGGGCGCCAACATCGGCCCGAACGAGACGCTGGTGTTCGAGATCGAGCTGCTCGGCATCAAGTAA
- a CDS encoding DUF2914 domain-containing protein, producing MKKTTLLFSLLALLLSVSTAMAGEVTRAQFTTTIDAREPVDELTEAAAANTNKVYFFTEPRDLEGQTVTHRWTYNGNTLAEVSFTPGSARWRVWSSKELLPEWIGSWTVAVVDAGGNVLAENSFEYK from the coding sequence ATGAAAAAGACCACCCTGCTGTTCTCACTCCTCGCCCTGCTGCTCTCCGTATCAACGGCCATGGCCGGCGAAGTCACCCGCGCCCAGTTCACCACCACCATCGACGCCCGCGAGCCGGTGGACGAACTCACCGAGGCCGCCGCCGCGAATACGAACAAGGTCTACTTCTTCACCGAACCGCGCGACCTCGAAGGCCAGACCGTCACCCACCGCTGGACCTACAACGGCAACACCCTGGCCGAAGTCAGCTTCACGCCCGGCAGCGCACGCTGGCGCGTGTGGTCGAGCAAGGAACTGCTGCCGGAGTGGATCGGGTCTTGGACGGTTGCGGTAGTTGATGCTGGAGGAAACGTGCTGGCGGAGAATAGTTTCGAATATAAATAA
- a CDS encoding redoxin family protein yields MTIPSMPAPDWLVDQWFNTERPLDLPSLRGRVVMLHAFQMLCPGCVSHGVPQAERVHRQYAQEGVTVVGLHTVFEHHAAMTPLALEAFLHEYRVTHPVGVDVAVPGRSVPATMQAYAMRGTPTLILIDRAGHIRFHEFGRPDDLKVGMVLGSLLAEPWAAPAGVPPAGPVGVDSGCDDEGCALRD; encoded by the coding sequence ATGACTATCCCATCTATGCCGGCACCAGACTGGCTGGTTGACCAGTGGTTCAACACCGAGCGGCCGCTCGACCTGCCCAGCCTGCGCGGCCGTGTCGTGATGCTGCATGCCTTCCAGATGCTCTGCCCGGGTTGCGTCAGCCATGGAGTGCCGCAGGCCGAGCGCGTGCATCGCCAGTACGCGCAGGAGGGCGTGACCGTCGTCGGCCTGCACACGGTCTTCGAACACCATGCGGCGATGACACCACTGGCGCTCGAGGCTTTCCTCCACGAATACCGTGTCACCCATCCCGTCGGCGTGGACGTCGCCGTGCCGGGCCGCTCCGTTCCCGCTACCATGCAGGCCTACGCCATGCGCGGCACGCCGACGCTGATCCTGATCGATCGCGCCGGCCATATCCGCTTCCATGAATTCGGTCGTCCCGACGACCTCAAGGTGGGAATGGTTCTGGGGAGTCTGCTCGCGGAGCCGTGGGCAGCTCCGGCGGGCGTGCCGCCTGCCGGGCCGGTTGGCGTCGACAGCGGCTGCGATGATGAGGGCTGCGCGTTGCGTGATTGA
- a CDS encoding peptide chain release factor 3: MSDTTETARRRTFAIISHPDAGKTTLTEKLLLFGGAIQLAGAVKGRKASRHATSDWMELEKQRGISVTTSVLQFPYRDKIINLLDTPGHADFSEDTYRTLTAVDSALMVIDSGKGVEERTIKLMEVCRLRDTPIITFINKLDRDGRPPVELIDEIESVLKINCAPVSWPIGMGKLFKGVFDLLHNRVHLYSPTHGGRIQTGEVIEGLDNHRLDELVGSQADELRDEIDLVKGASAPFDLEAYRRGEQTPVFFGSGVNNFGVRELLDAFVEWAPAPLPRETQTRTIDPSEEKFTGFVFKIQANMDPMHHDRVAFLRICSGRYQKGMRLFHVRLKRQVQISNAITFMAAEREHTDEAWPGDILGLHNHGTIQIGDAFTQGEELKFTGIPDFAPEMFRRIVLRDPLRVKALNKGVDQLSEEGAIRVFRPLFGNDIIIGAVGILQFDVVAHRLKHEYNVECSYENVQVATARWVRCTDDKKFTEFRTRLNDNLALDSGGDLVYIAPTRVNLQLTQERWPDVEFLATREH, from the coding sequence ATGTCTGACACGACGGAAACGGCGCGCCGCCGCACCTTTGCCATCATCTCCCACCCGGACGCGGGCAAGACCACGCTGACCGAGAAGCTGCTGTTGTTCGGCGGCGCGATCCAGCTTGCCGGCGCGGTGAAGGGGCGCAAGGCGAGCCGCCACGCGACGTCGGACTGGATGGAGCTGGAGAAACAGCGCGGAATCTCGGTGACGACTTCGGTGCTGCAGTTCCCCTACCGCGACAAGATCATCAACCTGCTCGACACGCCCGGCCACGCGGACTTCTCCGAGGACACCTACCGCACCCTGACCGCAGTCGACTCCGCGCTGATGGTGATCGACAGCGGCAAGGGCGTGGAGGAGCGCACCATCAAGCTGATGGAGGTGTGCCGCCTGCGCGACACGCCGATCATCACCTTCATCAACAAACTCGACCGCGACGGCCGCCCGCCGGTGGAGCTGATCGACGAGATCGAGTCGGTGCTGAAGATCAATTGCGCCCCGGTGAGCTGGCCGATCGGCATGGGCAAGCTGTTCAAGGGCGTGTTCGACCTGCTCCACAACCGCGTGCACCTGTACAGCCCGACCCACGGCGGCCGCATCCAGACCGGCGAGGTGATCGAAGGGCTCGACAACCACCGCCTCGACGAACTGGTCGGCAGTCAGGCCGACGAGCTGCGCGACGAGATCGACCTGGTGAAGGGCGCCAGCGCCCCCTTCGACCTGGAGGCCTACCGGCGCGGCGAGCAGACGCCGGTGTTCTTCGGTTCCGGCGTCAACAACTTCGGCGTGCGCGAACTGCTCGATGCCTTCGTCGAATGGGCGCCCGCACCGCTGCCGCGCGAGACACAGACGCGCACGATCGATCCTTCCGAGGAGAAGTTCACCGGCTTCGTGTTCAAGATCCAGGCGAACATGGACCCGATGCACCACGACCGCGTCGCCTTCCTGCGCATCTGCTCGGGGCGCTACCAGAAGGGCATGCGGCTCTTCCACGTGCGGCTCAAGCGCCAGGTGCAGATCTCGAACGCCATCACCTTCATGGCGGCCGAGCGCGAGCACACCGACGAGGCCTGGCCCGGCGACATCCTCGGCCTGCACAACCACGGCACCATCCAGATCGGCGACGCCTTCACCCAGGGCGAGGAGCTGAAGTTCACCGGCATCCCGGACTTCGCGCCGGAGATGTTCCGCCGCATCGTGCTGCGCGACCCGCTGCGCGTGAAGGCGCTCAACAAGGGTGTGGACCAGCTCTCGGAGGAGGGCGCGATCCGCGTGTTCCGCCCGCTGTTCGGCAACGACATCATCATCGGGGCCGTCGGCATCCTGCAGTTCGACGTCGTCGCGCACCGCCTGAAGCACGAGTACAACGTCGAGTGCAGCTACGAGAACGTGCAGGTCGCGACCGCGCGCTGGGTCCGCTGCACCGACGACAAGAAATTCACCGAGTTCCGCACCAGGCTCAACGACAACCTCGCCCTCGACAGCGGCGGCGACCTGGTCTACATCGCGCCGACGCGCGTCAACCTGCAACTGACCCAGGAACGCTGGCCAGACGTGGAGTTTCTGGCGACGCGGGAGCACTGA
- the lptF gene encoding LPS export ABC transporter permease LptF: protein MVIDRYILKEIFYTLLVVLFVLLVIFLSNRFVRVLADASAGDLASEYVLTLLAMKTLASMVIILPLGLFMAVLLGLSRLYKDSEMVALAACGVSVRGIYRSVIALALVVAAAVAAVSFYLAPWAEEQSYRMRDAQESQTLLTGIIPGRFTEPEGADGVMYFERLSADGTLMHDVFIQQHRSEGEVVLSAERGRRWLDETGAQYLVLMDGYRYEGMPGDADFRVIRFEQHAVRIEARDVAPTLRKQRARPTSELIGSDDPADVAELQWRVSMPLAVLFLALLAVPLSRTSPRQGKYAKLFVAVLIYLIYSNFLGVSNSWLARGRLAPEIGMWWVHVALLFSIWLLFVRQYGLHWVLRSMFGRREAA from the coding sequence TTGGTCATCGATCGCTACATCCTCAAGGAAATCTTCTACACCCTGCTGGTGGTGCTGTTCGTCCTGCTGGTCATCTTCCTGAGCAACCGCTTCGTGCGCGTGCTCGCCGACGCCAGCGCGGGCGACCTGGCCAGCGAATACGTGCTGACCCTGCTGGCGATGAAGACGCTGGCGTCCATGGTGATCATCCTGCCGCTGGGGCTGTTCATGGCGGTCCTGCTGGGATTGAGCCGCCTGTACAAGGACAGCGAGATGGTCGCCCTGGCGGCATGCGGCGTCAGCGTGCGCGGGATATACCGCTCGGTGATCGCGCTCGCGCTCGTGGTCGCCGCGGCGGTCGCGGCGGTGTCCTTTTATCTCGCGCCGTGGGCGGAGGAGCAGAGTTACCGCATGCGGGACGCGCAGGAGTCGCAAACCCTGCTGACCGGCATCATCCCCGGGAGATTCACCGAGCCGGAGGGCGCCGACGGTGTGATGTACTTCGAGCGGCTGTCCGCCGACGGCACCTTGATGCACGATGTCTTCATCCAGCAGCACCGGAGCGAGGGCGAGGTGGTGCTCTCGGCCGAACGCGGGCGCCGCTGGCTGGACGAGACCGGCGCGCAGTATCTGGTGCTGATGGACGGTTACCGCTATGAAGGCATGCCGGGGGACGCCGATTTCAGGGTGATCCGCTTCGAGCAGCACGCGGTGCGCATCGAGGCGCGGGACGTCGCCCCGACCCTGCGCAAGCAGCGTGCCCGGCCCACGAGCGAGCTGATCGGCTCGGACGATCCGGCCGACGTCGCCGAGCTGCAGTGGCGTGTCTCCATGCCGCTGGCGGTCCTGTTCCTGGCGCTGCTGGCCGTACCGCTCAGCCGCACCAGCCCGCGCCAGGGCAAATACGCGAAGCTGTTCGTCGCCGTGCTGATCTATCTGATCTACAGCAACTTCCTCGGCGTCTCCAATTCGTGGCTGGCGCGCGGCAGGCTCGCGCCGGAGATCGGGATGTGGTGGGTCCATGTCGCGCTGCTGTTCAGCATCTGGCTGCTGTTCGTGCGCCAGTACGGGCTGCACTGGGTGCTGCGCTCGATGTTCGGGCGGAGGGAGGCGGCGTGA